A window of the Bos indicus x Bos taurus breed Angus x Brahman F1 hybrid chromosome X, Bos_hybrid_MaternalHap_v2.0, whole genome shotgun sequence genome harbors these coding sequences:
- the LOC113887663 gene encoding dedicator of cytokinesis protein 11-like: protein MERPARLCGLWVLLLYAGRGGVAAPAELFPNGCSAFKKITPNIDEEGAMKEDAGMMDVHYSEEVLLELLEQCVDGLWKAERYEVISEISKLIIPIHEKCQESEVNVKELDPKYAHIQVTYVKPYFDDKELTERKTEFERNHNINRFVFEAPYTLSGKKQGCIEEQCKRRTILTTSNSFPYVKKRIAINYEQQIHLKPIDVATDEIKDKTAELQKLCSSADVDMIQLQLKLQGCVSVQVNAGPLAYARAFLNDSQASKYPAKKVNELKDMFRKFIQACSIALELNERLIKEDQIEYHEGLKSNFRDMVKELSDIIHEQIIQEDPMHSPWMSNTLHVFCAISGTSSDRSYGSPRYTAEI, encoded by the exons AATTATTCCCTAATGGATGTTCagccttcaagaaaattactcCCAACATAGATGAAGAAGGAGCAATGAAGGAGGATGCTGGAATGATGGATGTCCATTATAGTGAA GAAGTTTTGCTGGAATTGCTAGAACAATGTGTGGATGGCTTATGGAAAGCAGAGCGTTATGAAGTAATTTCTGAAATTTCCAAGTTGATCATTCCAATTCATGAGAAATGTCAAGAGTCTGAA GTAAATGTCAAAGAGCTTGATCCCAAATATGCTCATATCCAAGTCACTTATGTGAAGCCCTACTTTGATGATAAAGAactcacagaaagaaaaactgagtttGAAAGAAACCATAATATCAACAGATTTGTTTTTGAGGCTCCTTATACATTGTCAGGCAAAAAGCAAGGCTGTATAGAGGAACAGTGCAAACGCCGTACAATCTTGACTA CTTCAAACTCGTTTCCATATGTGAAGAAGAGGATTGCTATAAACTATGAGCAGCAGATTCATTTAAAGCCAATTGATGTTGCCACtgatgaaataaaagataaaactgcAGAGCTGCAAAAGCTTTGCTCCTCTGCTGATGTGGACATGATTCAGCTCCAACTTAAATTGCAGGGCTGTGTTTCAGTGCAG GTAAATGCAGGTCCGTTAGCATATGCAAGGGCTTTCTTAAATGACAGTCAAGCTAGCAAGTATCCAGCCAAAAAAGTAAATGAGTTGAAAGACATGTTTAG GAAGTTCATCCAAGCATGCAGCATTGCACTGGAACTAAATGAACGGTTAATTAAAGAGGATCAGATTGAATACCATGAAGGGCTCAAGTCAAATTTCAGAGACATGGTGAAAGAATTGTCTGACATTATTCATGAACAG ATAATACAAGAAGACCCAATGCATTCTCCCTGGATGAGCAACACATTACATGTATTTTGTGCAATTAGTGGTACGTCGAGTGACCGAAGTTATGGTTCCCCAAGATACACTGCTGAAATATGA